A region of Candidatus Micrarchaeia archaeon DNA encodes the following proteins:
- a CDS encoding helix-turn-helix domain-containing protein — MDKSKLKALGLSDQEIKIYIALLEGGPLSASQLSKNTNTYRPYVYDTLENLIGKELVTHTIKESKKEFKCAPPSALNKLLKKEKDQLKQKQDIVDLLMPKLEKIYSKPFSEFIEERFEGENVINDFNNKILNLKKKTKINEILCFGKDFEFEEEKLKIKIKKINKKMDKGIIIFNDYFAVFEEGRISLIKNKNTSEIIKIMFNMLWSNQ, encoded by the coding sequence ATGGATAAGTCAAAGTTAAAGGCGCTTGGTCTTTCAGATCAAGAAATAAAGATTTATATCGCCTTGCTTGAAGGAGGTCCTTTATCTGCATCGCAATTATCAAAAAATACAAATACATACAGGCCGTATGTATATGATACACTTGAAAATTTGATTGGTAAGGAATTGGTTACCCACACAATTAAGGAGAGCAAAAAAGAGTTTAAATGTGCGCCTCCAAGCGCACTAAATAAACTCTTAAAAAAAGAAAAGGATCAGTTAAAACAGAAGCAGGATATTGTAGATCTTTTAATGCCTAAATTAGAAAAAATATATTCAAAACCTTTTTCCGAATTTATAGAAGAAAGATTTGAAGGGGAAAATGTAATTAATGATTTTAATAATAAAATTTTAAATTTAAAAAAGAAAACTAAAATTAATGAAATATTGTGTTTTGGAAAAGATTTTGAATTTGAAGAAGAAAAACTTAAAATTAAAATAAAAAAAATAAATAAAAAAATGGATAAAGGAATAATAATTTTTAATGATTATTTTGCTGTTTTTGAAGAAGGAAGAATTTCCTTAATAAAAAATAAGAATACTTCTGAAATAATAAAAATTATGTTTAATATGCTTTGGAGCAACCAATAA
- a CDS encoding HEPN domain-containing protein, translating to MELSNLIKTKKIKKIPIDKEQITNLLSLCERDLKASEVNLKNDLLDWSFTISYNSILQAARALMYSYGYTPNNEDIHKTTLEFVEVVLGVKHKELIEILSMIRKKRHSAVYDEAGIVTIYEANYTLKKAKEFVKLIKEKIKF from the coding sequence ATGGAGCTTTCTAATTTAATTAAAACAAAGAAAATTAAAAAAATTCCAATAGATAAAGAGCAAATAACTAATTTATTATCTTTGTGTGAAAGAGATTTAAAAGCTTCAGAAGTTAATTTAAAAAATGATTTATTAGATTGGAGTTTTACTATTTCATATAATTCTATTCTTCAAGCAGCACGAGCACTTATGTATTCTTATGGTTATACTCCGAATAATGAAGATATTCATAAAACAACATTAGAATTTGTTGAAGTTGTGTTAGGGGTTAAACACAAAGAATTAATTGAAATTTTGAGTATGATTCGGAAAAAAAGACATTCTGCAGTTTATGATGAAGCAGGAATTGTTACTATTTATGAAGCTAATTATACACTCAAAAAAGCAAAAGAATTTGTAAAATTAATTAAAGAGAAAATTAAATTTTAA
- a CDS encoding nucleotidyltransferase domain-containing protein: MNKILKNKDPIFSLITSTVRVGILNYFLFINKEGNNIRGTARFLNENPAQIRREFINLEKAGIFSKKKIGNQTIYFINPSCNFMDDLRNILFKAGGYTAKIKDTLSNIEKIQSAFIYGSYAEGDFTNKSDIDLFILGSPNIEEVNRKIRDIEKIINKEINYTIMPIKEFNTKKNYGFLKNVLNKQKIILFGDCDGAF, from the coding sequence ATGAATAAAATCCTAAAAAATAAAGATCCAATTTTTTCTTTAATAACTTCCACAGTAAGAGTTGGAATTTTAAATTATTTTTTATTCATTAATAAAGAAGGAAATAATATACGTGGAACAGCCAGATTCTTAAATGAAAATCCAGCTCAGATCAGGAGAGAATTTATTAATCTTGAAAAAGCAGGAATTTTTTCAAAAAAGAAAATAGGAAATCAAACTATTTATTTTATAAATCCTTCATGTAATTTTATGGATGATTTGAGGAATATTCTTTTTAAGGCAGGGGGTTATACAGCAAAAATAAAAGACACATTATCAAATATTGAAAAAATACAATCAGCATTTATTTATGGTTCATATGCAGAAGGAGATTTTACCAATAAAAGTGATATTGACTTGTTTATTTTGGGGTCTCCAAATATCGAGGAAGTTAATAGAAAAATTAGGGATATAGAAAAAATTATAAATAAAGAGATTAATTATACTATCATGCCCATAAAAGAATTTAATACTAAAAAAAATTATGGTTTTTTAAAAAATGTTTTGAATAAACAAAAAATAATTTTATTTGGTGATTGTGATGGAGCTTTCTAA
- a CDS encoding peptidylprolyl isomerase encodes MIRASHILVKTKKEAEKILERIDSGETFEAIARQVSLCPSGENGGDLGFFDRGQMVKEFEDACFSAEVEDVVGPIKTDFGYHIIKITDKN; translated from the coding sequence TTGATAAGAGCAAGTCACATATTGGTAAAAACTAAAAAAGAAGCAGAAAAAATTTTAGAGCGCATAGATAGTGGAGAAACTTTTGAAGCTATCGCAAGACAGGTTTCTTTATGCCCAAGCGGAGAAAATGGCGGTGATTTGGGTTTTTTTGATAGGGGCCAAATGGTAAAAGAATTTGAAGATGCATGTTTTAGTGCAGAAGTAGAAGATGTTGTTGGCCCAATTAAAACTGATTTTGGTTATCATATAATAAAAATTACTGATAAAAATTAA
- the rpl12p gene encoding 50S ribosomal protein P1 (similar to eukaryotic L12), giving the protein MTKIDPYLHAALLLKGAEKDITDANILAILKAAGAEADAAKAKVLADAVKDVNWEDALKAPSMGVVPSMAVAAAPAAAKKEEPAEDEGKKEEEAAAGLAGLFG; this is encoded by the coding sequence ATGACAAAAATAGATCCATATCTACACGCAGCACTTTTATTAAAAGGAGCTGAGAAAGATATAACAGATGCCAATATCTTGGCGATTCTAAAAGCAGCAGGAGCAGAAGCAGATGCAGCAAAAGCAAAAGTTTTGGCTGATGCAGTTAAAGATGTAAATTGGGAAGATGCATTAAAAGCACCATCTATGGGAGTAGTACCATCTATGGCAGTAGCAGCAGCACCAGCAGCAGCAAAGAAAGAAGAACCAGCTGAAGATGAAGGTAAAAAAGAAGAAGAAGCAGCTGCAGGATTAGCAGGTCTATTTGGTTAA
- the rplJ gene encoding 50S ribosomal protein L10 has protein sequence MTERPSLIKKKQQVEKLTKELTGAKTIALIRLKNLPDNIFQKARKKLRGKATFVVNKSTVIKRALENANKNSELLKALNEPVAVVYSSNISSYDLYKYFKQNREKLAAKPGQIAPYDIIVPAGETDMPPGPALSELKAGKINAQVKAGKIVISKDSTVAQKGEKIIDPVAKALRKVGIFPFEAGIELLLSNEEGLVYRPDILDITSEQLTLDFKQELQNAFALSVNTNIPTAQNAEYLLQKSFMDAVNFAVNEKLYSESVIDDLISQVYSQALGLGIEVKFNKKDEPKEKTE, from the coding sequence ATGACAGAAAGACCTTCATTAATTAAGAAAAAACAACAAGTTGAAAAACTTACAAAAGAACTTACTGGTGCAAAAACAATTGCATTAATTAGATTAAAAAATTTACCAGATAATATTTTTCAAAAAGCAAGAAAAAAACTTAGAGGAAAAGCAACATTTGTTGTAAATAAATCAACAGTAATTAAAAGAGCATTAGAAAACGCGAATAAAAATTCAGAATTATTAAAAGCTTTAAATGAACCAGTTGCTGTAGTTTATTCAAGTAATATTTCTTCTTATGATTTATATAAATATTTTAAACAAAATAGAGAAAAATTAGCTGCTAAACCAGGACAAATAGCACCATATGATATTATTGTTCCTGCAGGGGAAACTGATATGCCTCCTGGACCAGCATTATCAGAATTGAAAGCAGGAAAAATTAATGCACAAGTTAAAGCAGGAAAAATTGTTATATCAAAGGATTCTACTGTTGCACAAAAAGGTGAAAAGATTATTGATCCAGTTGCAAAAGCACTTAGAAAAGTAGGAATTTTTCCATTTGAAGCTGGAATTGAATTATTATTATCTAATGAAGAAGGATTGGTTTATAGACCAGATATTCTAGATATTACTTCAGAGCAATTAACTTTGGATTTCAAACAGGAATTACAAAATGCATTTGCATTATCCGTTAATACAAATATTCCAACAGCACAAAATGCAGAATATTTATTACAGAAATCATTTATGGATGCAGTTAATTTTGCAGTAAATGAAAAATTATATAGTGAATCTGTTATCGATGATTTAATTTCACAAGTATATTCACAAGCTTTAGGTTTAGGAATTGAAGTAAAATTTAATAAAAAAGATGAACCTAAAGAAAAAACAGAATAA
- a CDS encoding 50S ribosomal protein L1, which translates to MNKNQIKQALEKCLEDKGKRKFTQTLELIVNYRGIDFKKPENRINLDIILPKGRGKESNIVVFAEGQMALEAQQAGAQVLNTEQIQELAKNKNALKTLANHSEFLAEPKLMAVVGKHLGQVLGVRKKLPKPVVANIKNEIEQAKRRTRLSIKGKYLPVTQCPIGSESMSIDELLENVEHIYESIRHKIAEPNIKSVYLKLTMGKAIKIE; encoded by the coding sequence ATGAATAAGAATCAAATAAAACAAGCGCTAGAAAAGTGTTTAGAAGATAAAGGAAAAAGAAAATTTACTCAAACTCTTGAGCTTATTGTAAATTATAGAGGTATAGATTTTAAAAAACCTGAAAATAGAATAAATTTAGATATAATTTTACCAAAAGGTAGAGGTAAAGAATCAAATATTGTTGTTTTTGCAGAAGGGCAAATGGCGTTGGAAGCACAACAAGCAGGAGCGCAAGTACTTAATACTGAACAGATTCAAGAATTAGCAAAAAATAAAAATGCATTAAAAACATTAGCAAATCATTCTGAATTTCTAGCAGAGCCAAAACTTATGGCAGTTGTTGGTAAACATTTAGGGCAAGTTTTAGGTGTAAGAAAAAAATTACCAAAACCAGTAGTTGCAAATATAAAAAATGAAATAGAACAAGCAAAAAGAAGAACAAGACTTTCAATAAAAGGAAAATATCTTCCAGTTACTCAATGTCCTATTGGTTCTGAAAGTATGAGTATTGATGAATTATTAGAAAATGTTGAGCATATATATGAAAGTATTAGGCATAAAATAGCAGAACCTAATATTAAGTCTGTTTATTTAAAATTAACAATGGGCAAAGCCATTAAAATAGAGTGA
- a CDS encoding ATP-dependent DNA ligase: MKFKILAEYFDKIENASSRLKMTDHLAELFKKSDIDEIDKIIYLCQGSIAPRFKGIDLGIGEKFVIRAIALATGNETRLIETKFKKSGDLGDVASELLSKKRQDFLFSNELTVSKVFDNFIKLANIGGEGSQDSKIKLIAELLSSANSLEARYICRFPVGKLRLGIGDPTILDALSVYEKGSKEMREEIERAFNLTSDLGYIAKIFIEDPKKLKKIKPIPFSPIRPSLAERMSSAEEIFKKLGKCFCDSKYDGLRMAVHKKEDKVEIYSRNQERITKMFPDIVEEIKKIKAESIIFEGEALAYDEKNEKYYSFQETIRRKRKYDIKKMKEQFPIEVFAFDLLYLNGKDYTQEPFNKRRKELEKIIPKKNKILKTSNGIIANSSKDIEKFYNTCLKHGLEGIIAKDLEAEYIAGARKFSWIKLKKSYGKVADTFDVVIVGYYLGKGHRAQFNFGGLLTAVYNDEKDRYETIARIGSGFSEEEMETFEKELSKIKLNEKPKELDSEIKPDFWVNLKYVITVSADEISLSPLHTCAKDSNTDKKGFALRFPRMIEIREDKDPKDATTTKEIKEMYRMQKN, translated from the coding sequence ATGAAATTTAAAATATTAGCAGAATATTTTGATAAAATAGAAAACGCTTCGTCTAGATTAAAAATGACTGATCATCTAGCTGAACTTTTTAAAAAATCCGATATTGATGAAATTGATAAAATTATTTATTTATGTCAAGGTTCTATTGCGCCGCGCTTTAAAGGAATTGATTTAGGAATAGGTGAAAAATTTGTAATACGCGCTATTGCACTTGCAACTGGAAATGAAACAAGATTAATTGAAACTAAATTTAAAAAATCTGGAGATTTAGGAGATGTAGCTTCTGAACTTTTATCTAAAAAAAGACAAGATTTTTTATTTTCAAATGAATTAACTGTATCAAAAGTTTTTGATAATTTTATAAAATTAGCAAATATTGGTGGAGAAGGAAGCCAAGATTCAAAAATAAAATTAATTGCTGAATTATTAAGTTCTGCAAATTCTTTAGAAGCAAGATATATTTGTAGATTTCCAGTAGGAAAATTAAGACTTGGTATTGGAGACCCAACTATTTTAGATGCACTATCTGTTTATGAAAAAGGATCAAAAGAAATGAGAGAAGAAATTGAAAGAGCATTTAATTTAACTTCAGATTTAGGATATATAGCAAAAATATTTATAGAAGACCCAAAAAAACTTAAAAAAATAAAACCAATTCCTTTTTCACCTATACGGCCTTCATTAGCAGAAAGAATGTCATCAGCTGAAGAAATATTTAAAAAATTAGGAAAATGTTTTTGCGATTCAAAATATGACGGCTTAAGAATGGCTGTACATAAAAAAGAAGATAAAGTGGAAATTTATTCAAGAAACCAGGAAAGAATTACAAAAATGTTTCCAGATATTGTTGAGGAAATAAAAAAAATAAAAGCTGAAAGTATTATTTTTGAAGGCGAAGCATTAGCATATGATGAAAAAAATGAAAAATATTATTCATTTCAAGAAACAATAAGAAGAAAAAGAAAATATGACATTAAAAAAATGAAAGAACAATTTCCAATTGAAGTTTTTGCTTTTGATTTATTATATTTAAATGGAAAAGATTATACACAAGAACCATTTAATAAAAGAAGAAAAGAATTAGAAAAAATAATACCTAAAAAAAATAAAATATTAAAAACATCTAATGGAATAATTGCTAATTCATCTAAAGATATAGAAAAATTTTATAATACTTGTTTAAAACATGGGTTAGAAGGAATAATTGCAAAAGATTTAGAAGCAGAATATATTGCAGGTGCACGCAAGTTTTCATGGATAAAATTAAAAAAATCTTATGGAAAAGTTGCAGATACATTTGATGTTGTAATTGTAGGATATTACTTAGGAAAAGGACACAGAGCGCAATTTAATTTTGGCGGTTTATTGACTGCTGTTTATAATGATGAAAAAGATAGATATGAAACTATTGCGCGTATAGGAAGCGGATTTTCAGAAGAAGAAATGGAAACTTTTGAAAAAGAATTATCTAAGATAAAATTAAATGAAAAACCTAAAGAATTAGATTCTGAAATAAAACCTGATTTCTGGGTAAATTTAAAATACGTCATAACTGTAAGCGCAGATGAAATATCTTTGTCTCCTTTACATACTTGCGCTAAAGATTCAAATACTGATAAAAAAGGTTTTGCATTGCGCTTCCCAAGAATGATAGAAATAAGAGAAGATAAAGACCCAAAAGATGCTACCACAACTAAAGAGATAAAAGAAATGTATAGAATGCAGAAAAATTAA
- a CDS encoding HEPN domain-containing protein — MNLTIKECLDKGLLRKTKPNLQKVTYSIKTAEEKLEHAEKLFDSKFYEDSIISAYTSMFHSSRALLFKDGYEERSHFALCIYISEKYNLIIENRFIRELNSLRLARHDLLYGLEKSKEVQEVEAEDILDTAKEYLKIIKKLLKV, encoded by the coding sequence ATGAATTTGACTATAAAAGAATGTTTAGACAAAGGTTTGTTAAGAAAAACAAAACCAAATTTGCAAAAAGTAACTTATTCTATTAAAACAGCAGAAGAAAAATTAGAGCACGCAGAAAAATTGTTTGATTCTAAATTTTATGAAGATTCAATAATCAGTGCATATACATCAATGTTTCATTCTTCAAGAGCTTTATTATTTAAAGATGGTTATGAAGAGAGAAGCCATTTTGCTTTGTGTATTTACATTTCAGAAAAATATAATTTAATTATAGAAAATAGATTTATTAGAGAATTAAACAGCTTGCGATTAGCAAGACATGATTTGCTTTATGGATTGGAAAAAAGCAAAGAAGTTCAAGAAGTAGAGGCTGAAGATATTCTTGATACTGCAAAAGAGTATCTTAAAATAATTAAAAAATTACTTAAAGTTTAA
- a CDS encoding nucleotidyltransferase domain-containing protein — protein MKKEHIELYGDKMLKKYGLFKVMEKVLFHPNKKFSIRGLARELDISPMSCREYLNYMKENKMLSCELIGRTSQYKVIIDSPLVKEWKRVLFLNIFIKTGVVDYFLDYYGKEKIDSILLYGSMVKGTADEKSDIDILIILRNIKKKKPILLKFEGELKREIMPISFTFFEWKQKAKKEKAFYDEVILNSIVLYGEKPVVL, from the coding sequence ATGAAAAAAGAACACATTGAACTGTATGGAGATAAAATGCTAAAAAAGTATGGGCTTTTCAAAGTAATGGAAAAAGTACTTTTTCATCCAAACAAAAAGTTTTCAATCAGAGGTCTAGCAAGAGAATTAGATATAAGTCCTATGTCTTGTAGGGAGTATCTTAATTATATGAAAGAGAATAAAATGTTGTCTTGTGAACTGATTGGTAGAACTTCTCAATATAAAGTTATTATTGATTCACCACTTGTAAAAGAATGGAAAAGAGTTCTTTTTTTAAATATATTTATAAAAACCGGGGTTGTTGATTATTTTTTAGATTATTATGGAAAAGAAAAAATTGATTCTATTTTGTTATATGGTAGTATGGTAAAGGGAACTGCAGATGAAAAAAGTGATATAGATATATTGATCATTTTGCGTAATATAAAAAAGAAAAAACCTATTCTCTTAAAATTTGAGGGTGAATTGAAAAGAGAGATAATGCCTATTTCTTTTACATTTTTTGAATGGAAGCAAAAAGCTAAAAAAGAAAAAGCTTTTTATGATGAAGTTATATTAAATTCAATAGTTTTATATGGTGAAAAACCCGTGGTTTTATGA